In one window of Microbacterium natoriense DNA:
- the rplX gene encoding 50S ribosomal protein L24 — MAKIKKGDLVQVITGRTQAKGGDRGKQGKVLEILVGQNRIIVEGVNYVTKHSRVGQTQRGTKTGGLETVEAPIHISNVAVVDPSTKKPTKVGHRVEEQTKDGVKRTVRVRYAKKSGKDL, encoded by the coding sequence ATGGCGAAGATCAAGAAGGGCGACCTGGTTCAGGTCATCACCGGCCGCACCCAGGCCAAGGGCGGCGACCGCGGCAAGCAGGGCAAGGTCCTCGAGATCCTTGTCGGGCAGAACCGCATCATCGTCGAGGGTGTGAACTACGTCACCAAGCACTCGCGCGTCGGCCAGACGCAGCGCGGCACCAAGACGGGTGGCCTCGAGACCGTCGAGGCTCCCATCCACATCTCGAACGTCGCAGTCGTCGACCCCTCGACCAAGAAGCCGACCAAGGTCGGCCACCGGGTCGAGGAGCAGACCAAGGACGGCGTCAAGCGCACCGTCCGCGTGCGTTACGCGAAGAAGAGCGGTAAGGACCTCTGA
- the rplN gene encoding 50S ribosomal protein L14 codes for MIQQESRLKVADNTGAKELLTIRVLGGSRRRYAGLGDTIVATVKDAIPGGNVKKGDVVKAVIVRTKKETRRPDGSYIKFDENAAVILKNDGEPRGTRIFGPVGRELRDKKFMKIVSLAPEVI; via the coding sequence GTGATTCAGCAGGAGTCCCGCCTCAAGGTCGCCGACAACACCGGCGCGAAGGAACTGCTCACGATCCGCGTTCTCGGTGGCTCGCGCCGCCGTTACGCGGGCCTGGGCGACACCATCGTCGCGACCGTCAAGGACGCGATCCCGGGCGGCAACGTCAAGAAGGGCGACGTCGTCAAGGCGGTCATCGTCCGCACCAAGAAGGAGACGCGCCGTCCCGACGGCTCGTACATCAAGTTCGACGAGAACGCCGCCGTGATCCTGAAGAACGACGGGGAGCCCCGCGGCACCCGTATCTTCGGCCCGGTCGGCCGTGAGCTTCGTGACAAGAAGTTCATGAAGATCGTCTCCCTGGCACCGGAGGTCATCTGA
- the rpsQ gene encoding 30S ribosomal protein S17, with protein MATKKEAAVEAEHAAHDVRDVDARGYRKSRRGYVVSDKMDKTIVVEVEDRVKHPLYGKVIRRTSKVKAHDETNSAGIGDLVLINETRPLSATKRWRLVEILEKAK; from the coding sequence ATGGCCACCAAGAAGGAAGCCGCTGTCGAGGCTGAGCACGCCGCACACGACGTGCGCGATGTGGATGCCCGTGGCTACCGCAAGTCGCGTCGTGGCTACGTCGTCAGCGACAAGATGGACAAGACCATCGTGGTCGAGGTCGAGGACCGCGTGAAGCACCCGCTTTACGGCAAGGTCATCCGCCGCACCTCGAAGGTCAAGGCGCACGATGAGACCAACTCCGCCGGCATCGGCGACCTGGTCCTCATCAACGAGACCCGCCCGCTGAGCGCCACCAAGCGCTGGCGTCTGGTGGAGATTCTGGAGAAGGCCAAGTGA
- the rpmC gene encoding 50S ribosomal protein L29 yields MAIGTKELAPAELDTFEDQRLVEELRKAKEELFNLRFQSATGQLESHGRIRAVKRDIARLYTVIRERELGIRATPAPVEAPAKKATKSKAKKADAADDAVKEEAE; encoded by the coding sequence ATGGCGATCGGCACCAAGGAGCTCGCTCCGGCAGAGCTCGACACGTTCGAAGACCAGCGCCTCGTTGAGGAGCTGCGCAAGGCCAAGGAGGAGCTGTTCAACCTCCGTTTCCAGTCGGCCACCGGCCAGCTGGAGAGCCACGGCCGCATCCGCGCCGTCAAGCGCGACATCGCGCGTCTCTACACCGTGATCCGCGAACGCGAGCTGGGCATCCGTGCGACGCCTGCTCCGGTCGAGGCTCCGGCCAAGAAGGCGACCAAGTCGAAGGCGAAGAAGGCGGATGCCGCCGACGACGCCGTGAAGGAAGAGGCTGAGTGA
- the rplP gene encoding 50S ribosomal protein L16 — translation MLIPRKVKYRKQHHPKRDGHATGGTQVSFGEYGIQALTSAYVTNRQIESARIAMTRHIKRGGKVWINIYPDRPLTKKPAETRMGSGKGSPEWWVANVKPGRVLFEVAGVNEQLAREALTRAIHKLPLKARIIKREEGDA, via the coding sequence ATGCTTATTCCCCGCAAGGTCAAGTACCGCAAGCAGCATCACCCGAAGCGTGATGGCCACGCCACCGGCGGCACCCAGGTGTCGTTCGGCGAGTACGGCATCCAGGCGCTCACCTCGGCCTACGTGACCAACCGTCAGATCGAGTCCGCTCGTATCGCGATGACCCGTCACATCAAGCGTGGTGGAAAGGTGTGGATCAACATCTACCCCGACCGCCCGCTCACCAAGAAGCCGGCTGAGACCCGAATGGGTTCCGGTAAGGGATCCCCCGAGTGGTGGGTCGCCAACGTCAAGCCGGGCCGTGTCCTCTTCGAGGTCGCGGGTGTCAACGAGCAGCTCGCTCGTGAAGCACTGACCCGAGCAATTCACAAGCTGCCGCTCAAGGCACGCATCATCAAGCGCGAGGAGGGCGACGCGTAA
- the rpsC gene encoding 30S ribosomal protein S3 has protein sequence MGQKVNPYGFRLGITTDHVSRWFSDSTKKGQRYADYVAEDIKIRRLLQTQLDRAGVSNIEIERTRDRVRVDIHTARPGIVIGRRGAEAERIRGDLEKLTGKQIQLNILEVKNPEADAQLVAQGIAEQLSARVAFRRAMRKGLQGAQRAGAKGIRIQVSGRLGGAEMSRSEFYREGRVPLHTLRANIDYGFYEAKTTFGRIGVKVWIYKGDLTAKELAREQANAPKARRDDRGGDRRRAPRNEAPVAEGASA, from the coding sequence ATGGGACAGAAGGTAAACCCGTACGGCTTCCGCCTCGGTATCACCACTGATCACGTCTCTCGTTGGTTCTCGGACTCGACGAAGAAGGGTCAGCGCTACGCCGACTACGTGGCCGAGGACATCAAGATCCGTCGTCTGCTGCAGACGCAGCTCGACCGCGCCGGTGTCTCGAACATCGAGATCGAGCGCACCCGTGACCGCGTCCGCGTCGACATTCACACCGCCCGCCCGGGCATCGTGATCGGTCGTCGTGGCGCCGAGGCCGAGCGCATCCGCGGCGACCTCGAGAAGCTCACGGGCAAGCAGATCCAGCTGAACATCCTCGAGGTCAAGAACCCCGAGGCCGACGCTCAGCTCGTCGCCCAGGGCATCGCCGAGCAGCTGTCTGCTCGTGTGGCGTTCCGTCGCGCGATGCGCAAGGGTCTCCAGGGCGCGCAGCGCGCTGGCGCCAAGGGCATCCGCATCCAGGTCTCCGGCCGCCTCGGCGGCGCCGAGATGAGCCGTTCGGAGTTCTACCGCGAGGGTCGTGTGCCGCTGCACACGCTGCGCGCGAACATCGACTACGGCTTCTACGAGGCGAAGACCACCTTCGGCCGCATCGGCGTGAAGGTCTGGATCTACAAGGGCGACCTCACCGCCAAGGAGCTTGCTCGCGAGCAGGCCAACGCACCGAAGGCCCGTCGTGACGACCGTGGTGGCGACCGCCGCCGCGCGCCGCGCAACGAGGCCCCCGTCGCAGAAGGAGCGTCTGCCTGA
- the rplV gene encoding 50S ribosomal protein L22, with protein sequence MVESIARVKHIRVTPQKARRVVALIKGKQAQEALAILKFAQQSASEPIYKLVASAMANAQVKADRDGEYLDEQDLYVKNAYVDEGTTLKRFQPRAQGRAFQIKKRTSHITVVLSTPEAAPAAAGDSNKKASK encoded by the coding sequence ATGGTCGAATCGATCGCACGCGTGAAGCACATCCGCGTGACCCCTCAGAAGGCTCGTCGTGTCGTCGCGCTCATCAAGGGCAAGCAGGCCCAGGAGGCTCTGGCGATCCTGAAGTTCGCACAGCAGAGCGCCAGTGAGCCGATCTACAAGCTTGTCGCGTCGGCCATGGCCAACGCGCAGGTCAAGGCGGATCGTGACGGCGAGTACCTCGACGAGCAGGACCTGTACGTGAAGAACGCGTACGTCGACGAGGGCACGACGCTCAAGCGTTTCCAGCCCCGTGCACAGGGTCGCGCTTTCCAGATCAAGAAGCGCACGAGCCACATCACGGTCGTGCTCTCGACGCCCGAGGCCGCTCCGGCTGCCGCAGGCGACAGCAACAAGAAGGCGAGCAAGTAA
- the rpsS gene encoding 30S ribosomal protein S19 — protein sequence MPRSLKKGPFVDEHLLRKVVVQNEAGTKNVIKTWSRRSMIIPAMLGHTIAVHDGRKHIPVFVSETMVGHKLGEFAPTRTFRGHEKDDKKGRRR from the coding sequence ATGCCTCGCAGTCTTAAGAAGGGCCCCTTCGTCGACGAGCACCTGCTTCGCAAGGTGGTCGTGCAGAACGAAGCCGGCACGAAGAACGTCATCAAGACCTGGTCTCGCCGGTCCATGATCATCCCGGCCATGCTGGGTCACACGATCGCGGTCCACGACGGACGCAAGCACATTCCTGTGTTCGTGTCCGAGACCATGGTCGGTCACAAGCTGGGCGAGTTCGCGCCCACCCGCACCTTCCGCGGCCACGAGAAGGACGACAAGAAGGGGCGGCGCCGCTAA
- the rplB gene encoding 50S ribosomal protein L2 — translation MAIRKYKPTTPGRRGSSVADFAEITRSTPEKSLLRPLSKTGGRNNQGRITTRHIGGGHKRQYRVIDFRRNDKDGVNAKVAHIEYDPNRTARIALLHYFDGEKRYILAPAKLKQGDIIESGPSADIKPGNNLPLKNIPTGTVIHAIELRPGGGAKMARSAGASVRLVAKDGPYAQLRLPSGEIRNVDARCRATIGEVGNAEQSNINWGKAGRMRWKGVRPTVRGVAMNPVDHPHGGGEGKTSGGRHPVTPWGQAEGRTRHANKESDKYIVRRRNAGKKRK, via the coding sequence ATGGCTATTCGCAAGTACAAGCCCACGACCCCGGGCCGTCGCGGCTCGTCGGTGGCTGACTTCGCCGAGATCACTCGATCGACGCCGGAGAAGTCGCTGCTGCGCCCGCTCTCGAAGACCGGTGGTCGTAACAACCAGGGCCGCATCACGACCCGTCACATCGGTGGTGGCCACAAGCGCCAGTACCGTGTCATCGACTTCCGTCGCAATGACAAGGACGGTGTCAACGCCAAGGTCGCTCACATCGAGTACGACCCCAACCGCACCGCGCGCATCGCGCTGCTGCACTACTTCGACGGCGAGAAGCGCTACATCCTCGCGCCGGCGAAGCTGAAGCAGGGCGACATCATCGAGTCGGGTCCCTCGGCTGACATCAAGCCGGGTAACAACCTGCCGCTGAAGAACATCCCGACGGGTACCGTCATCCACGCGATCGAGCTCCGCCCCGGCGGCGGCGCGAAGATGGCGCGTTCGGCCGGTGCATCCGTCCGTCTCGTCGCCAAGGACGGCCCCTACGCCCAGCTGCGTCTGCCCTCGGGCGAGATCCGCAACGTCGATGCGCGCTGCCGCGCGACCATCGGCGAGGTCGGCAACGCCGAGCAGTCGAACATCAACTGGGGCAAGGCCGGCCGCATGCGCTGGAAGGGCGTCCGCCCGACCGTGCGTGGTGTCGCGATGAACCCGGTCGACCACCCCCACGGTGGTGGTGAGGGCAAGACTTCCGGTGGACGTCACCCCGTCACTCCTTGGGGTCAGGCTGAGGGTCGTACCCGCCACGCCAACAAGGAAAGCGACAAGTACATCGTGCGTCGTCGTAACGCCGGCAAGAAGCGCAAGTAG
- the rplW gene encoding 50S ribosomal protein L23 — translation MSEQASVLQTALNKDPRDIILKPVVSEKSYGLIDEGKYTFLVDPRASKTEIKLAIEKIFGVKVASVNTINRVGKARRTRFGTGKRKDTKRAIVALKSGTIDIFTAVG, via the coding sequence ATGAGCGAGCAGGCATCTGTTCTCCAGACGGCCCTGAACAAGGACCCGCGCGACATCATCCTGAAGCCGGTCGTGTCCGAGAAGAGCTACGGACTCATCGACGAGGGCAAGTACACCTTCCTCGTCGACCCGCGCGCTTCGAAGACCGAGATCAAGCTCGCCATCGAGAAGATCTTCGGCGTCAAGGTCGCATCGGTCAACACGATCAACCGCGTCGGCAAGGCCCGTCGCACCCGCTTCGGCACCGGCAAGCGCAAGGACACCAAGCGCGCGATCGTGGCCCTCAAGTCGGGCACCATCGACATCTTCACGGCAGTCGGCTGA
- the rplD gene encoding 50S ribosomal protein L4 translates to MADSTLALDVLKADGKKAGSIELPAALFDVKTNIPLIHQVVVAQLAAARQGTHSTKRRGEVSGAGRKPFKQKGTGNARQGSIRAPHMTGGGIVHGPKPRDYSQRTPKKMIAAALLGALSDRFRGDRIHAIESFGIDGAPSTKTAVSFLTNVVSSKNVLVVIERNDDVTLKSIRNLSNLHVLTFDQLNAYDVLVSDDIVFTQAALEGFIASKTGANQEVSA, encoded by the coding sequence ATGGCTGACTCGACTCTCGCGCTCGACGTCCTCAAGGCAGACGGCAAGAAGGCTGGCTCGATCGAGCTTCCCGCCGCGCTGTTCGACGTCAAGACGAACATCCCGCTGATCCACCAGGTCGTCGTCGCGCAGCTCGCTGCCGCGCGCCAGGGCACCCACTCGACCAAGCGTCGCGGTGAGGTCTCCGGTGCAGGCCGCAAGCCCTTCAAGCAGAAGGGCACGGGTAACGCCCGTCAGGGCTCGATCCGCGCGCCGCACATGACCGGTGGTGGCATCGTGCACGGCCCGAAGCCGCGCGACTACTCGCAGCGCACCCCCAAGAAGATGATCGCCGCCGCCCTGCTGGGCGCGCTGAGCGACCGCTTCCGCGGCGACCGCATCCACGCGATCGAGTCCTTCGGCATCGACGGTGCGCCTTCGACCAAGACCGCGGTGAGCTTCCTCACCAACGTCGTCTCGTCGAAGAACGTCCTCGTGGTGATCGAGCGCAACGATGACGTGACGCTGAAGAGCATTCGCAACCTGTCGAACCTGCACGTGCTGACGTTCGACCAGCTCAACGCCTACGACGTGCTCGTCTCCGACGACATCGTCTTCACCCAGGCCGCTCTCGAGGGCTTCATCGCCTCCAAGACCGGCGCCAACCAGGAGGTCTCCGCATGA
- the rplC gene encoding 50S ribosomal protein L3, giving the protein MVDINAKISKGMLGTKLGMTQVWNESGKLVPVTVIELAPNVVTQIRTPEKDGYNAVQIAYGQIDPRKVNKPLTAHFEAAGVTPRRHVTEIRTADAADYSLGQELTVDATFEAGQLVDVVGTSKGKGTAGVMKRHNFKGVSASHGSHRNHRKPGSIGASSTPSRVFKGMRMAGRMGGERVTVLNLTVHAVDIEKGLLLVKGAVPGARGRIVYVRNAVKGA; this is encoded by the coding sequence ATGGTTGACATCAACGCAAAGATTTCCAAGGGCATGCTCGGCACGAAGCTCGGCATGACCCAGGTGTGGAACGAGAGCGGCAAGCTCGTTCCCGTCACCGTCATCGAGCTCGCGCCGAACGTGGTCACCCAGATCCGCACCCCCGAGAAGGACGGCTACAACGCTGTTCAGATCGCCTACGGTCAGATCGACCCGCGCAAGGTGAACAAGCCCCTCACCGCCCACTTCGAGGCCGCCGGCGTCACGCCGCGTCGCCATGTCACCGAGATCCGCACCGCGGATGCCGCTGACTACTCGCTGGGCCAGGAGCTCACCGTGGACGCGACCTTCGAGGCCGGCCAGCTGGTCGACGTCGTCGGCACCAGCAAGGGCAAGGGCACCGCCGGTGTCATGAAGCGTCACAACTTCAAGGGCGTCTCGGCTTCGCACGGTTCGCACCGCAACCACCGCAAGCCCGGCTCCATCGGCGCATCGTCGACCCCGAGCCGCGTCTTCAAGGGCATGCGCATGGCCGGCCGTATGGGTGGCGAGCGCGTGACCGTTCTCAACCTCACGGTGCACGCCGTCGACATCGAGAAGGGTCTGCTGCTCGTCAAGGGCGCCGTCCCCGGTGCTCGTGGCCGCATCGTCTACGTCCGCAACGCAGTGAAGGGTGCCTGA
- the rpsJ gene encoding 30S ribosomal protein S10, protein MAGQKIRIRLKSYDHEVIDTSARKIVDTVTRAGATVVGPVPLPTEKNVVCVIRSPHKYKDSREHFEMRTHKRLIDIVDPTPKAVDSLMRLDLPADVNIEIKL, encoded by the coding sequence ATGGCGGGACAGAAGATCCGCATTCGCCTGAAGTCGTATGACCACGAGGTCATCGACACGTCCGCACGCAAGATCGTCGACACCGTGACCCGTGCGGGCGCAACCGTCGTCGGCCCCGTGCCCCTTCCGACCGAGAAGAACGTCGTGTGCGTCATCCGGTCGCCCCACAAGTACAAGGACAGCCGCGAGCACTTCGAGATGCGCACCCACAAGCGTCTGATCGACATCGTCGACCCGACGCCCAAGGCCGTCGACTCGCTGATGCGTCTCGACCTGCCCGCTGATGTCAACATCGAGATCAAGCTCTGA
- the tuf gene encoding elongation factor Tu, translating to MAKAKFERTKPHVNIGTIGHVDHGKTTLSAAISKVLADKFPSATNVQRDFASIDSAPEERQRGITINISHIEYETPKRHYAHVDAPGHADYVKNMITGAAQMDGAILVVAATDGPMAQTREHVLLAKQVGVPYLLVALNKSDMVDDEEILELVELEVRELLSSQGFDGDNAPVVQVSALKALEGDEKWTEKILELMQAVDDSVPDPERDRDKPFLMPVEDVFTITGRGTVVTGRAERGTLAINSEVEIVGLRPTVKTTVTGIEMFHKQLDEAWAGENCGLLLRGTKREDVERGQVIVKPGSVTPHTNFEGTAYILSKDEGGRHNPFYTNYRPQFYFRTTDVTGVISLPEGTEMVMPGDTTDMTVELIQPIAMEEGLGFAIREGGRTVGAGTVTKIIK from the coding sequence GTGGCTAAGGCCAAGTTCGAGCGGACCAAGCCGCACGTCAACATCGGAACCATCGGTCACGTTGACCACGGCAAGACCACGCTCTCCGCAGCGATCTCGAAGGTGCTTGCTGACAAGTTCCCGTCCGCGACCAACGTGCAGCGCGACTTCGCTTCCATCGACTCGGCGCCGGAAGAGCGTCAGCGTGGAATCACCATCAACATCTCGCACATCGAGTACGAGACCCCGAAGCGCCACTACGCGCACGTTGACGCTCCCGGCCACGCCGACTACGTCAAGAACATGATCACCGGTGCCGCACAGATGGACGGCGCGATCCTCGTGGTCGCCGCCACCGACGGCCCGATGGCTCAGACGCGTGAGCACGTGCTGCTCGCCAAGCAGGTCGGCGTTCCCTACCTGCTCGTCGCGCTGAACAAGAGCGACATGGTCGACGACGAGGAGATCCTGGAGCTCGTCGAGCTCGAGGTCCGCGAGCTGCTCTCGAGCCAGGGCTTCGACGGCGACAACGCTCCCGTCGTGCAGGTCTCGGCGCTCAAGGCGCTCGAGGGCGACGAGAAGTGGACCGAGAAGATCCTCGAGCTCATGCAGGCCGTGGACGACAGCGTTCCGGACCCGGAGCGCGACCGCGACAAGCCGTTCCTCATGCCCGTCGAGGACGTCTTCACGATCACCGGTCGTGGCACCGTCGTCACGGGCCGCGCCGAGCGTGGCACGCTCGCCATCAACTCCGAGGTCGAGATCGTCGGACTCCGTCCGACCGTCAAGACCACGGTCACCGGTATCGAGATGTTCCACAAGCAGCTCGACGAGGCATGGGCCGGCGAGAACTGTGGTCTGCTCCTCCGCGGCACCAAGCGCGAGGACGTCGAGCGCGGCCAGGTCATCGTGAAGCCGGGTTCGGTTACCCCGCACACGAACTTCGAGGGCACCGCGTACATCCTGTCCAAGGACGAGGGTGGCCGTCACAACCCGTTCTACACGAACTACCGCCCGCAGTTCTACTTCCGCACCACCGACGTCACCGGCGTCATCTCGCTGCCTGAGGGCACCGAGATGGTCATGCCCGGCGACACCACCGACATGACGGTCGAGCTGATCCAGCCGATCGCCATGGAGGAGGGCCTCGGCTTCGCCATCCGTGAGGGTGGACGCACCGTCGGCGCCGGTACGGTCACGAAGATCATCAAGTAA
- the fusA gene encoding elongation factor G — MAQDVLTDLSKVRNIGIMAHIDAGKTTTTERILFYTGVNHKLGETHDGASTTDWMEQEKERGITITSAAVTCYWNKNQINIIDTPGHVDFTVEVERSLRVLDGAVAVFDGKEGVEPQSETVWRQADKYNVPRICFVNKMDKLGADFYFTVDTIINRLGAKPLVIQLPIGAENDFIGVIDLVEMRALVWAGDAKGDVTMGASYEIQEIPADLKDKADEYRQQLLETVAETDDALLEKFFGGEELTVAEIKGAIRKLTVASEIYPVLCGSAFKNRGVQPMLDAVVDYLPNPLDVGSIEAHDPKDYDTIIERHPDANDPFAALAFKVAVHPFFGRLTYVRVYSGQLDSGAQVINSTKGKKERIGKIFQMHANKEIPVPSVTAGNIYAVIGLKDTTTGDTLTDPTSPVVLESMTFPEPVIEVAIEPKTKADQEKLGVAIQKLAEEDPTFRTELNPETGQTTIKGMGELHLDILVDRMKREFNVEANVGKPQVAYRETIRKAVEKHDYTHKKQTGGSGQFAKIQFNIEPLELDNDKTYEFVNAVTGGRIPREYIGSIDAGFQDAMNVGVLAGYPIVGVKATIVDGAAHDVDSSEMAFKIAGSMGIKEALRRANPVLLEPLMAVEVRTPEEYMGDVIGDLNSRRGQIQSMEDAAGVKVVRAHVPLSEMFGYIGDLRSKTSGRAVYSMEFNSYAEVPRAVADEIVQKHQGGE; from the coding sequence GTGGCACAAGACGTGCTCACCGACCTGAGCAAGGTTCGGAACATCGGCATCATGGCTCACATCGATGCTGGCAAGACCACCACCACCGAGCGCATCCTGTTCTACACGGGCGTCAACCACAAGCTCGGCGAGACGCACGACGGCGCGTCGACCACCGACTGGATGGAGCAGGAGAAGGAGCGCGGCATCACGATCACGTCTGCCGCCGTGACCTGCTACTGGAACAAGAACCAGATCAACATCATCGACACCCCCGGTCACGTGGACTTCACGGTCGAGGTGGAGCGCTCGCTCCGCGTCCTCGACGGTGCTGTCGCCGTCTTCGACGGCAAGGAGGGCGTCGAGCCCCAGTCCGAGACCGTGTGGCGTCAGGCCGACAAGTACAACGTCCCCCGCATCTGCTTCGTCAACAAGATGGACAAGCTCGGCGCGGACTTCTACTTCACCGTCGACACCATCATCAATCGCCTCGGCGCGAAGCCGCTGGTCATCCAGCTGCCCATCGGCGCGGAGAACGACTTCATCGGCGTGATCGACCTCGTCGAGATGCGCGCGCTGGTCTGGGCCGGCGATGCCAAGGGTGACGTCACCATGGGCGCCTCCTACGAGATCCAGGAGATCCCGGCCGATCTCAAGGACAAGGCCGACGAGTACCGTCAGCAGCTCCTCGAGACCGTCGCCGAGACCGACGACGCTCTGCTCGAGAAGTTCTTCGGCGGTGAGGAGCTCACGGTCGCCGAGATCAAGGGCGCCATCCGCAAGCTCACCGTCGCATCCGAGATCTACCCGGTGCTCTGCGGTTCCGCGTTCAAGAACCGCGGTGTGCAGCCGATGCTCGACGCGGTCGTCGACTACCTCCCGAACCCGCTCGACGTGGGCTCGATCGAGGCGCACGATCCCAAGGACTACGACACGATCATCGAGCGTCACCCCGACGCGAACGACCCGTTCGCGGCTCTCGCGTTCAAGGTCGCGGTGCACCCGTTCTTCGGTCGCCTGACCTACGTGCGCGTCTACTCGGGCCAGCTCGACTCCGGCGCCCAGGTCATCAACTCGACCAAGGGCAAGAAGGAGCGCATCGGGAAGATCTTCCAGATGCACGCCAACAAGGAGATCCCGGTCCCCTCGGTCACCGCGGGCAACATCTACGCCGTCATCGGTCTGAAGGACACCACCACCGGTGACACGCTGACCGACCCGACGTCGCCCGTCGTCCTCGAGTCGATGACGTTCCCCGAGCCTGTCATCGAGGTCGCGATCGAGCCGAAGACCAAGGCCGACCAGGAGAAGCTGGGTGTCGCCATCCAGAAGCTCGCTGAGGAGGACCCGACCTTCCGCACCGAGCTCAACCCCGAGACCGGTCAGACGACCATCAAGGGCATGGGCGAGCTGCACCTCGACATCCTCGTCGATCGCATGAAGCGCGAGTTCAACGTCGAGGCGAACGTCGGCAAGCCGCAGGTGGCGTACCGCGAGACGATCCGCAAGGCCGTCGAGAAGCACGACTACACGCACAAGAAGCAGACCGGTGGTTCGGGTCAGTTCGCGAAGATCCAGTTCAACATCGAGCCGCTCGAGCTCGACAACGACAAGACCTACGAGTTCGTGAACGCCGTGACCGGTGGTCGCATCCCTCGTGAGTACATCGGCTCGATCGACGCCGGTTTCCAGGACGCGATGAACGTCGGCGTCCTCGCCGGCTACCCGATCGTCGGCGTCAAGGCGACCATCGTCGACGGCGCCGCGCACGACGTCGACTCTTCGGAGATGGCGTTCAAGATCGCCGGCTCCATGGGTATCAAGGAGGCTCTGCGTCGGGCGAACCCCGTTCTGCTCGAGCCGCTGATGGCCGTCGAGGTGCGTACTCCGGAGGAGTACATGGGCGACGTCATCGGCGACCTGAACTCGCGTCGTGGCCAGATCCAGTCGATGGAGGACGCCGCAGGCGTCAAGGTCGTCCGTGCACACGTCCCGCTGTCCGAGATGTTCGGTTACATCGGCGACCTGCGCTCGAAGACCTCGGGCCGCGCCGTCTACTCCATGGAGTTCAACAGCTACGCTGAGGTTCCCCGTGCAGTGGCCGACGAGATCGTCCAGAAGCACCAGGGCGGCGAGTAA
- the rpsG gene encoding 30S ribosomal protein S7, translating into MPRKGPAPKRPVVNDPVYGAPIVSQLVNKILVDGKKSLAESIVYNALKGVEAKNGGQDAVATLKKALDNVRPTLEVKSRRVGGSTYQVPVEVKPHRANTLALRWLVSYAKGRREKTMTERLQNEILDASNGLGAAVKRREDTHKMAESNRAFAHYRW; encoded by the coding sequence ATGCCTCGTAAGGGTCCCGCACCTAAGCGTCCCGTCGTCAACGACCCGGTATACGGCGCTCCGATCGTCAGCCAGTTGGTCAACAAGATCCTCGTCGACGGCAAGAAGTCCCTCGCCGAGTCGATCGTCTACAACGCCCTCAAGGGCGTCGAGGCGAAGAACGGCGGCCAGGATGCCGTCGCCACGCTGAAGAAGGCGCTCGACAACGTCCGTCCCACCCTCGAGGTCAAGAGCCGCCGCGTCGGTGGCTCGACCTACCAGGTGCCGGTCGAGGTCAAGCCGCACCGCGCGAACACCCTCGCGCTGCGCTGGCTCGTCAGCTACGCCAAGGGTCGTCGTGAGAAGACGATGACCGAGCGTCTGCAGAACGAGATCCTCGACGCGTCGAACGGCCTCGGCGCCGCGGTCAAGCGCCGCGAGGACACGCACAAGATGGCCGAGTCGAACCGCGCGTTCGCTCACTACCGCTGGTAA
- the rpsL gene encoding 30S ribosomal protein S12: MPTIQQLVRKGRSPKVSKTKAPALKSNPQQAGVCTRVYTTTPKKPNSAMRKVARVKLRNGTEVTAYIPGEGHNLQEHSLVLVRGGRVKDLPGVRYKIVRGALDTQAVKNRKQARSRYGAKKG, encoded by the coding sequence GTGCCAACCATTCAGCAGTTGGTTCGCAAGGGTCGCTCGCCCAAGGTCTCGAAGACCAAGGCGCCCGCCCTGAAGTCGAACCCGCAGCAGGCCGGGGTCTGCACCCGCGTCTACACCACCACCCCGAAGAAGCCGAACTCGGCGATGCGCAAGGTCGCTCGTGTGAAGCTCCGCAACGGGACCGAGGTCACCGCGTACATCCCCGGTGAGGGCCACAACCTGCAGGAGCACTCGCTGGTGCTCGTCCGCGGCGGTCGTGTCAAGGACCTCCCCGGTGTGCGTTACAAGATCGTCCGTGGCGCCCTGGACACCCAGGCCGTCAAGAACCGTAAGCAGGCTCGCAGCCGCTACGGTGCGAAGAAGGGTTGA